Proteins from one Azospirillum ramasamyi genomic window:
- a CDS encoding methyl-accepting chemotaxis protein: DSVKSIVESTVAASDQMQAHARRMSEIATATNRRSTDVASETEIASSSMQTVAAATEQLAASISDISRHVNESSRISTSAVVEAERTKGTVSGLVEAAQRIGDVVKLINNIASQTNLLALNATIEAARAGEAGKGFAVVANEVKHLANQTAKATEDISTQIAGMQNAAGNAAEAIHAVGSTITQINGIVTTVAATVEQQTAATQEITRNVQEVAVGARRITGSIGQVTQSSAETGGIAQEVLLATGLLHRQADDLNKGVANFLSRIRSAS; the protein is encoded by the coding sequence GGACAGCGTGAAAAGCATCGTCGAGAGCACGGTGGCGGCGTCCGACCAGATGCAGGCGCATGCCCGGCGCATGTCCGAGATCGCGACCGCCACCAACCGCCGTTCCACCGATGTGGCGTCGGAAACGGAGATCGCCTCCTCCAGCATGCAGACGGTCGCCGCCGCGACCGAGCAGCTCGCCGCCTCCATCTCCGACATCAGCCGCCACGTCAACGAATCCTCCCGCATCTCGACCTCCGCGGTCGTCGAGGCGGAACGCACGAAGGGAACCGTCAGCGGTCTGGTCGAAGCGGCGCAGCGCATCGGCGATGTGGTCAAGCTGATCAACAACATCGCCAGCCAGACCAATCTGCTGGCCCTGAACGCCACCATCGAGGCCGCCCGCGCCGGGGAGGCCGGCAAGGGCTTCGCCGTCGTCGCCAACGAGGTGAAGCATCTGGCCAACCAGACCGCCAAGGCGACGGAGGACATCTCCACCCAGATCGCCGGCATGCAGAACGCCGCCGGCAACGCCGCCGAGGCGATCCATGCGGTGGGCAGCACCATCACCCAGATCAACGGGATCGTCACGACCGTCGCCGCGACGGTGGAGCAGCAGACCGCAGCCACCCAGGAGATCACCCGCAACGTGCAGGAGGTGGCCGTCGGCGCCCGCCGCATCACCGGCTCCATCGGTCAGGTGACGCAGTCCTCGGCGGAAACCGGCGGCATCGCGCAGGAGGTGCTGTTGGCGACCGGCCTGCTGCACCGCCAGGCGGATGACCTGAACAAGGGGGTCGCCAACTTCCTCAGCCGCATCCGTTCCGCCAGCTGA